The segment TGCGTGAAGCGGCAGAGCGCGGCGAAGGCGTCGGGCTCCTCCGCGAGGGCGTCCTCGGCCTGGGCGGTGACCCGGTCCATCACGTAGAGCACCACGTGGTGGACGAGGTCGGCCCGGTCGGGGAAGTGCCGGTACAGGGTGGCGTTGCCGATCCCGGCCCGGCGGGCGATCTCGTCGAGGGGGGCGTCCGCGCCGAACTCCACGAACATCTCGCGGGCCGCACCGAGGATCCGCTCCCGGTTGCGCACCGCGTCGGCGCGCGGCTTGGGCACCCGGGTGGCGGCGGCCGGAGCGGTGGCGGCGGCCGGAGCGGTGGCGGCGGCCGGAGCGGTGGCGGCGGCCGGGGCGGTGGCGGTGACGCTCTGCATTCCGGGCCTCCCTGGGCTGGAACTCGTACGGACGGACACTCCCCGAACCGGGGACTCGCTCCCCGCTTGCGGGAGCTCTCTTGTAAACGGGGAACCAGTCCCCGGTTATTTCACTCCTCCGTGTGACCCGCATCACGCCCGAATCCTGGGCTTCCGTCCCGTTTGGCCGCTTTCGACGCGCGGGCGTGTCGCAGCGGACGGAGGGTGAGCGCACAGAGAGCAGTCCGGACCCGGCCGGCTGCCGCGCACCCGAAGGCGATCTCCATGCCGCAGACCCGCCCCCGGATACGCAGACCCTGCCGCACCGGCGCGTTCATCGGCCTCACCGCCCTGGCCCTGGGCGTCACCGCCACCGCCAGCGGGGGCATCCACGGCCGCGGGCACGCCACCTCGGGCCCCAAGGCCGCCAGTGCCGAATCCGCCCTGGCGCCCTGCCGGATCTCCGCGACCATGGGCGTCCAGATGTCGGAGGGCCTGCCGACCGCGCCCGGGTACGCCCGCTCGACGGGCGAGGTACGCGCCCTCAACCTGATGATCGACTTCCCCGACGCCAAGGGAGAGGGCTCGGCGATGGACCGGCTGGCGGAGTTCTTCCCCCAGACCTCCGACTGGTTCCGCACCAGTTCCTACGGCCGGCTGACCTACCGGGCCGAGGCCCCGATACGGAACTGGCTGCGGATGCCGATGCCCTTCGCGGCGTACGGGATCGAGCGCGGCTCCCCCTACGAGCCGGGCTACCGCCAGCTGGTCGAGCACATCGCGCGGGCCGCCGACGCCGAGGTGGACTTCAGCCGCTACGACCTGATCAACATCCTGGTCACCCCGAACGCCGGACCGTCCGCGCTGGACACCGTCCTGTCGGTCACCTTCTCCGGCAACGGGGAGGCGCCCATGGCCGACGGGGTGCCGCTCGCGAACACGTCCTTCGTCTACAGCCGGCAGGACGACGGCTCCGGCTCCTACCGGGAGACCGGCTACCGGGTGCTGCCGCACGAGAACGGGCACGTCTTCGGACTGCCCGACCTCTACACCACCGACGGCGGCGGCACGGTCGGGCACTGGGACATCATGAGCGAGGACTGGGGCGCCAACAACGACCTCCTCGGCTGGCACAAGTGGAAGCTGGGCTGGCTCGACGCGTCCCAGATCAGCTGCGCCTCCAAGCCGGGCGCCAGCGAGCACCTGCTGACCCCGCTGGCCGCGGCGGGCGGCACGAAGCTGGCCTTCGTCCCCCTCTCGGAGAGCGCCGGCTACGCCATCGAGGTGCGCACCCGGGCCGGGAACGACGAGGCCGTCTGCAAACCCGGGGTGCTGATCTACAAGGTGGACTCGGAGGTGGACACCGGGCGCGGGCCGGTGACGGTCTCGGACAGCGCGAACGGCAGCGGCGGGTGCACGCGCCGCCCCAACGTGCACGCCGAGCTGTCGGACGCGCCGTTTCGGCCGGGCGAGACCTTCACCGACGACAAGGCGCACATCAGCATCGCGGTGCTGGCGGCCCTCCCGGACGGCGGCTTCCGGGTCCGCGTCACCCGCCCCTGACCCCTTCCACACGAGGAGCGCTCCCCATGAACACCACCCCCGAAGAACGCCTGGCGGCCGCCGGGCTGAAACTCCCGCCGGTCGCCCCGCCCGTCGCCGTGTACGTGCCGGCGGTGGTGAGCGGCCACTACGTGTACACCTCCGGCCAGCTGCCCATGGTGGACGGGGCACTGCAGCGCACCGGGAAGGTGGGCGGCGAGGTCACCCCGGAGGAGGGCGCCGAACTGGCCCGGCAGTGCGCGCTGAACGCCCTCGCCGCCGTGGCCTCGGTGGCCGGGGACCTGTCCGCCGTGAAACGGGTGGTGAAGGTCGTCGGCTTCGTGGCCTCCACCCCCGACTTCACCGGCCAGCCGGGCGTGGTCAACGGCGCGAGCGAACTGCTGGGCACCGCCTTCGGCGACGCGGGCATCCACGCACGCAGCGCGGTCGGGGTGGCCGTACTGCCGCTGGACGCGCCGGTGGAGGTCGAACTCACCGTGGAACTCCACACCCCGATGGGGGTCTGAACAGACCGTCCAGGGCGTTCAGGCGGTGACGGGCAGCGCGCGCAGCGCACGGAACCTGAACGTGGTGCTCCACTCCAGCTCCCGTACGGGCACCGCCGGCCGCAGCCCCGGCAGCCGCCGCAGCAGGGTCCCGAGGGCGAGCGTGACCTGCGTACGGGCCAGCGGTGCGCCGAGGCAGTAGTGCACCCCGTGCCCGAGGGCCAGGTGGGCCTTGTCGGCCCGGCCGGGATCGAAGCGGTCCGGGTCGGGGTAGCGGGCCGGGTCCCGGTGGGCGGAGGCGATCGAGAAGAGCACCGTGTCGCCCGCGGGGATCCGTACGCCGCCGATCTCGACCGGCTCGGTCGGGAAGCGGCGGATGGCGGTGTGGTTGGGGACCGCGTACCGGAAGAGCTCCTCGACGGCCTCCGGCAGCAGCTCCGGGCGCTCCAGCCCGTGCGTCAGGAGGGTGAGCAGACCGCCGCTGATCAGGTGCTGGACGTTCTCGCTTCCCGCCATGAGGATCAGGAAGGCGAGGGAGACCAGCTCGTCCTCGCCGAGCCGGTCGCCGGAGTCCCGGGCGGCGATCAGCCCCGACAGGATGTCGTCGCCGGGGGCGGCGCGCCGCGCGGCGACGAGCTCCACCAGGTACCCGTGGACGCTGCGCACCGCCCCGGCGAGCTCCTCGCCGCTGCCGGGCAGGAGCATCGACCCGATCCACCCGGCGAACCGCCCGTACTCCTCCTCCGGCACGGCCAGCAGGTCCCCGATGACCTTCAACGGCAGCGGCCTGGCGAACTCGGCGACCACCTCGGCGGTCCCCTCGGCCTCCAGCCGCGCGACGAGCCGGTCCGCGAACGCGTCGACCGCCGCCTGGATCGCCGTGCGCATCCCCTCGACGTGCCGGGGCGTGAACCCCTGCGCCACCAGGCGGCGCAGCCTCAGGTGGTCCTCGGGGCCGATGTTCAGCAGGTTCGCGTCCAGCGCGGGAGGCAGCGAGAAGCCCTTGAACCCGCCCCGGGAGTGCCGCTTGTCCACCGAGAACCTGCCGTCGGCCAGCCCCGCGCGCACATCGGCCTCGTGCGTCACGAGCCACACCGGCGCCCCGTCGGGCAGCGCGACCCGGTGCACGGACCCCTCGGCGCGCAGCCGCGCGTACACGGCATAGGGGTCCGCCGCGAACCCCTCCCCGAACGGCTGCGGCAACACGGCGGTCTCGGCGCTCGCGACGGCTTCGGTCATGTTTCTCCCCCTGGATACGACAATGCCCCTGCGACGATTATGCGGGGCCACGGCCACCGACGTGATCTTGCACGGAGGCCCCGGGGCGGGCGCCCTCCAGCAGGCCCGGGCGGGAAACCGGCCCACGGAGCCACTACCTGATCCGCTACGCTGTGCCTGGGCCGCTTCACGGCGACCCCGG is part of the Streptomyces katrae genome and harbors:
- a CDS encoding TetR/AcrR family transcriptional regulator, with protein sequence MQSVTATAPAAATAPAAATAPAAATAPAAATRVPKPRADAVRNRERILGAAREMFVEFGADAPLDEIARRAGIGNATLYRHFPDRADLVHHVVLYVMDRVTAQAEDALAEEPDAFAALCRFTHAAADERIGALCTMLTSGFDHDHPELLAAREALGAAVDALVAAGQSAGLLRADIGTGDLMLALSQLARPLPGTDCTMVGGFVHRHLQLFLDGLRAPARSQLPGTALTLQDLSRKTM
- a CDS encoding M6 family metalloprotease domain-containing protein; amino-acid sequence: MPQTRPRIRRPCRTGAFIGLTALALGVTATASGGIHGRGHATSGPKAASAESALAPCRISATMGVQMSEGLPTAPGYARSTGEVRALNLMIDFPDAKGEGSAMDRLAEFFPQTSDWFRTSSYGRLTYRAEAPIRNWLRMPMPFAAYGIERGSPYEPGYRQLVEHIARAADAEVDFSRYDLINILVTPNAGPSALDTVLSVTFSGNGEAPMADGVPLANTSFVYSRQDDGSGSYRETGYRVLPHENGHVFGLPDLYTTDGGGTVGHWDIMSEDWGANNDLLGWHKWKLGWLDASQISCASKPGASEHLLTPLAAAGGTKLAFVPLSESAGYAIEVRTRAGNDEAVCKPGVLIYKVDSEVDTGRGPVTVSDSANGSGGCTRRPNVHAELSDAPFRPGETFTDDKAHISIAVLAALPDGGFRVRVTRP
- a CDS encoding RidA family protein, coding for MNTTPEERLAAAGLKLPPVAPPVAVYVPAVVSGHYVYTSGQLPMVDGALQRTGKVGGEVTPEEGAELARQCALNALAAVASVAGDLSAVKRVVKVVGFVASTPDFTGQPGVVNGASELLGTAFGDAGIHARSAVGVAVLPLDAPVEVELTVELHTPMGV
- a CDS encoding cytochrome P450 family protein, with the translated sequence MTEAVASAETAVLPQPFGEGFAADPYAVYARLRAEGSVHRVALPDGAPVWLVTHEADVRAGLADGRFSVDKRHSRGGFKGFSLPPALDANLLNIGPEDHLRLRRLVAQGFTPRHVEGMRTAIQAAVDAFADRLVARLEAEGTAEVVAEFARPLPLKVIGDLLAVPEEEYGRFAGWIGSMLLPGSGEELAGAVRSVHGYLVELVAARRAAPGDDILSGLIAARDSGDRLGEDELVSLAFLILMAGSENVQHLISGGLLTLLTHGLERPELLPEAVEELFRYAVPNHTAIRRFPTEPVEIGGVRIPAGDTVLFSIASAHRDPARYPDPDRFDPGRADKAHLALGHGVHYCLGAPLARTQVTLALGTLLRRLPGLRPAVPVRELEWSTTFRFRALRALPVTA